Proteins encoded together in one Streptomyces roseifaciens window:
- a CDS encoding sensor histidine kinase codes for MSTTRPGARDSTGGFRAAPSGDALPWTRNDALVAVGAAAVDLIGFTLASQVDLGYVPPAGCVLMVVSALPLLARRRAPVLTLAAVLLFGLGLNLSVPVAQHFNATIVVALYTVVRTRRAAVAAAATLAAVTLPLVGLASWPRLRLVDVVANGATGAIVVIAAIVMTHWQRDIEANRRLLADRAVADERRRIARELHDIVAHHITTMQLMAGGARANLAHDPEVAREALVDLEASGRIALREMRQLLDVLRAGEEPEEAPAAPQPGIGDLERVVSESCRAGLPTALDVRGEERPLPPSVGLTVFRIVQEALTNARKHAGRAQASVRLTYEPGGVAVEVSDDGAGAGTDAGFGTDAGFGWGAGVGAGALAGARSGYGLVGMRERVVLHGGTLEAGPLEEGGFRVSARLPLKTDEQLLPATGEEVLR; via the coding sequence ATGTCGACGACGCGCCCGGGCGCAAGGGATTCAACCGGAGGGTTCCGGGCTGCGCCGAGCGGCGACGCGCTCCCCTGGACGCGCAACGACGCGCTCGTCGCGGTCGGGGCCGCGGCCGTGGACCTGATCGGCTTCACGCTCGCCAGCCAGGTCGATCTCGGGTACGTCCCGCCGGCCGGGTGCGTACTCATGGTGGTGTCCGCGCTGCCGCTGCTGGCCCGGCGCCGGGCGCCGGTGCTGACGCTCGCGGCCGTCCTGCTGTTCGGCCTGGGGCTGAACCTGAGCGTGCCGGTGGCGCAGCACTTCAACGCCACGATCGTGGTCGCGCTGTACACGGTCGTACGGACCCGGCGCGCGGCCGTTGCCGCGGCGGCGACGCTCGCGGCCGTGACGCTGCCGCTGGTGGGACTGGCGTCCTGGCCGCGGCTGAGGCTCGTGGACGTGGTGGCCAACGGGGCCACCGGGGCGATCGTCGTCATCGCCGCGATCGTGATGACCCACTGGCAGCGGGACATCGAGGCCAACCGCCGGCTCCTCGCCGACCGGGCCGTCGCCGACGAACGACGGCGCATCGCACGGGAACTGCACGACATCGTGGCGCACCACATCACCACCATGCAGCTGATGGCCGGAGGCGCCCGGGCCAACCTCGCCCACGACCCCGAGGTGGCCAGGGAGGCACTGGTCGACCTGGAGGCGTCCGGGCGGATCGCGCTGCGCGAGATGCGGCAACTGCTGGACGTACTGCGCGCCGGGGAGGAGCCTGAAGAGGCACCGGCCGCCCCGCAGCCCGGGATCGGGGACCTGGAGCGGGTCGTCTCCGAGTCGTGCCGGGCCGGGTTGCCGACCGCACTCGACGTGCGGGGCGAGGAGCGCCCGCTGCCGCCGAGCGTGGGCCTGACCGTGTTCCGGATCGTGCAGGAGGCCCTGACCAACGCGCGCAAGCACGCGGGCAGGGCGCAGGCGTCCGTACGGCTGACCTACGAGCCGGGCGGGGTGGCGGTGGAGGTGTCGGACGACGGCGCGGGAGCCGGCACGGACGCGGGCTTCGGCACGGACGCGGGCTTCGGGTGGGGGGCCGGGGTCGGGGCCGGGGCCCTGGCCGGTGCGCGCTCCGGTTACGGCCTGGTCGGGATGCGGGAGCGGGTCGTGCTGCACGGCGGGACGCTGGAGGCCGGTCCGCTGGAGGAGGGCGGGTTCCGGGTGTCGGCCCGGTTGCCGCTGAAAACCGACGAACAGCTGCTGCCGGCGACCGGCGAGGAGGTGCTGCGATGA
- a CDS encoding MMPL family transporter, translating to MIRALTGLSTRNPWKVIALWAVVGILLTMLGQALLYRVTQSQSGDFLPAKYDSAAALKVAEERFGVKPDANAVTVLVARADGKPLTGSDHRRVGALAEQLGQRRVAMPEPKEDGPPSFLAEDHSQTPKVSPAMVAPDRSFELLSVQLTGNSADPGMHDLYRAFRDRAKADFAEAGMRTGFTGGLADLVDTAEAEEITQRVVGTLMIGLIVLINILVFRSVLAAFVPLLAVVIVGGAAAGAVVGLAMLTGITLDPSTPSMISVVLIGIGVDYFLFLLFRFREQLRAHPDLAPRAVSAEVSARVGTAITSAALTVVAAFATLGVATFGQFRVLGPAIAVSVLVMLLAGLTLMPALLAVTGRKMFWPSRSLKYEPRPGAAARVGDLVARRPFTAVLASVALLGALATGLAGIRMDFGQTSGTHGTPAAVTSAEISRALPAGVSDPATVYVTAKDGRALNPEALDALPKAFAGVKGVGQVGRTTLNGDRTAARIDLYLTADTQSQQARDLVSGPVRATVAAHTPAGLEAHVGGTAAIFADISTAVDHDLKIVFPVAAVLIALILLVLLRSLLAPAVLMIAVGLGFAATLGASALFFQHLLGKPGVNFVLPLVLFLFVVALGTDYNILIGDRIREEMERPGPARAAVARAVRHTAPAIATAGIVLAASFGSLAVNAAPSTQQIGFATALGIVLSAFVLSIVLVPALAAILGRGTWWPFRPGHDRGRHQAGPQASRPHYESASAR from the coding sequence GTGATCCGCGCCCTGACCGGGCTCTCCACCCGCAACCCATGGAAGGTCATCGCCCTCTGGGCGGTGGTCGGCATCCTCCTGACCATGCTCGGCCAGGCGCTGCTCTACCGCGTCACCCAGAGCCAGAGCGGCGACTTCCTGCCCGCGAAGTACGACTCGGCCGCCGCGCTCAAGGTCGCAGAGGAGCGGTTCGGGGTGAAGCCCGATGCGAACGCGGTGACCGTGCTCGTCGCCCGCGCCGACGGCAAGCCCTTGACCGGATCCGACCACCGGCGTGTCGGAGCCCTAGCCGAGCAACTGGGTCAGCGGCGCGTCGCGATGCCCGAACCCAAGGAGGACGGGCCGCCCTCCTTCCTGGCCGAGGACCACTCCCAGACGCCGAAGGTCAGCCCGGCCATGGTCGCGCCCGACCGCAGCTTCGAGCTGCTCTCGGTGCAGCTGACCGGCAACTCCGCCGACCCCGGCATGCACGACCTCTACCGCGCCTTCCGCGACCGGGCGAAGGCCGACTTCGCCGAGGCCGGGATGCGTACGGGCTTCACCGGCGGCCTGGCCGACCTCGTCGACACCGCCGAAGCCGAGGAGATCACCCAGAGGGTCGTCGGCACCCTCATGATCGGCCTGATCGTGCTGATCAACATCCTGGTGTTCCGCAGCGTGCTGGCCGCCTTCGTTCCCCTGCTCGCGGTCGTCATCGTCGGCGGCGCCGCGGCGGGAGCGGTGGTCGGCCTCGCGATGCTCACCGGCATCACGCTCGATCCCTCCACCCCGAGCATGATCAGCGTCGTGCTGATCGGCATAGGCGTCGACTACTTCCTCTTCCTCCTCTTCCGCTTCCGCGAACAGCTGCGGGCCCACCCCGACCTGGCCCCGCGCGCCGTGTCGGCCGAGGTCAGCGCCCGCGTCGGCACCGCGATCACCTCCGCCGCCCTCACCGTCGTGGCCGCCTTCGCCACCCTCGGCGTGGCGACCTTCGGACAGTTCCGCGTGCTCGGCCCCGCCATCGCCGTGTCGGTGCTCGTCATGCTGCTGGCCGGCCTGACCCTGATGCCCGCGCTGCTCGCGGTCACCGGCCGCAAGATGTTCTGGCCCTCACGCTCCCTCAAGTACGAGCCCCGTCCCGGTGCGGCCGCGCGCGTCGGCGACCTGGTCGCCCGCCGGCCGTTCACCGCCGTGCTGGCCTCCGTCGCCCTGCTCGGCGCCCTGGCGACCGGACTGGCCGGCATCCGGATGGACTTCGGCCAGACCTCCGGTACCCACGGCACCCCGGCCGCCGTCACCTCCGCCGAGATCTCCCGCGCCCTGCCCGCCGGAGTGTCCGACCCGGCCACCGTCTACGTGACCGCCAAGGACGGCCGTGCCCTCAACCCCGAGGCGCTCGACGCCCTGCCCAAGGCCTTCGCCGGGGTCAAGGGCGTCGGGCAGGTCGGCAGGACCACCCTCAACGGCGACCGCACCGCCGCCCGCATCGACCTCTACCTCACCGCCGACACCCAGTCACAGCAGGCCCGCGACCTGGTCTCGGGGCCCGTCCGCGCCACCGTCGCCGCGCACACACCCGCCGGCCTGGAAGCCCACGTCGGCGGCACGGCCGCGATCTTCGCGGACATCTCCACCGCCGTCGACCACGACCTGAAGATCGTGTTCCCGGTCGCCGCGGTGCTCATCGCCCTCATCCTGCTCGTCCTGCTGCGCAGCCTGCTCGCCCCGGCCGTCCTCATGATCGCCGTCGGCCTCGGCTTCGCGGCCACGCTCGGCGCCTCCGCGCTCTTCTTCCAGCACCTCCTCGGCAAGCCGGGCGTCAACTTCGTCCTGCCACTGGTGCTGTTCCTCTTCGTCGTAGCCCTCGGCACCGACTACAACATCCTCATCGGCGACCGCATCCGCGAGGAGATGGAACGCCCCGGCCCGGCCCGTGCCGCCGTCGCCCGCGCCGTGCGCCACACCGCACCCGCCATCGCCACGGCGGGAATCGTCCTGGCCGCGTCCTTCGGCAGCCTCGCCGTCAACGCGGCCCCCTCCACGCAGCAGATCGGCTTCGCGACGGCGCTGGGCATCGTGCTCTCCGCCTTCGTCCTGTCCATCGTGCTGGTGCCCGCGCTCGCCGCGATCCTCGGCCGGGGCACGTGGTGGCCGTTCCGCCCGGGCCACGACCGGGGGCGCCACCAAGCGGGGCCGCAGGCCTCCCGGCCGCACTACGAGAGTGCCTCCGCCCGCTGA
- a CDS encoding GNAT family N-acetyltransferase, with the protein MYAISLGDDGAELCPLEPWQAEEFLAHVDRGRELIGQHIPLADVVTDLESSRTFLQRYADKAAADAGRLYGVRTDGKLVGGVLLRTMDVVQGTAEAGCWLEPAAVGKGLITRAVGVLIDWAVEERGIHRVEWQVSTANAPSIAVARRLGMTKEGVLRASYPYRGQRRDMEVWSVLAPEWRARKRAAQAQGA; encoded by the coding sequence ATGTACGCGATATCCCTGGGCGACGACGGCGCCGAACTGTGCCCGCTCGAGCCGTGGCAGGCCGAGGAGTTCCTGGCCCACGTCGACCGGGGGCGGGAACTGATCGGGCAGCACATCCCGCTGGCGGACGTGGTCACCGATCTGGAGTCGAGCCGTACGTTCCTCCAGCGGTACGCGGACAAGGCGGCCGCCGACGCCGGGCGGCTGTACGGCGTCCGGACGGACGGCAAGCTGGTCGGCGGTGTCCTCCTCCGGACCATGGACGTCGTACAGGGCACCGCCGAGGCCGGCTGCTGGCTGGAGCCGGCGGCGGTGGGCAAGGGGCTGATCACCAGGGCGGTCGGCGTGCTCATCGACTGGGCCGTCGAGGAGCGGGGGATCCACCGCGTGGAGTGGCAGGTCTCGACGGCCAACGCACCCAGCATCGCCGTGGCCCGCCGCCTCGGAATGACGAAGGAAGGCGTACTGCGCGCGAGCTACCCGTACCGGGGGCAGCGGCGCGACATGGAGGTCTGGTCGGTCCTGGCACCGGAGTGGCGGGCGCGCAAGCGGGCGGCTCAGGCTCAGGGGGCGTAG